ATGAGGAAAAGTCTAAGGATTTGAAAGGTGGAAATGCTGATAAGAAGGAGATGGAGAGGGTTTTTAGGGAAATATTAAATAAAAAATAAATTATCATGACCATCCAAGACCTAAAAACGCACAACCTCCTCCTCTTCGAAGCCATCTCCGGAAGCCGTGCTTTCGGGCTGGCAACGGAAACTTCGGATACGGATATCCGCGGAGTGTACTACTTACCGAAGGAAGATTTCTTCGGGCTGAACTACATTCCGCAGATTTCCAATGAGACGAATGATATTACTTATTATGAGATCGGAAGGTTTGTGGAACTGTTGCAAAAGAATAACCCTAATATTCTGGAGGTTTTGGCAAGTCCTGAGAATTGTATTCTTCATAAAGATCCGTTGATGGATCTGCTTAAACCTGAGGATTTCCTCTCTAAATTATGTAAGGACACCTTTGCCGGATATGCCATTTCCCAGATTAAAAAATCAAAAGGTCTTAACAAAAAGATACTGAATCCTATTGACAAAGAAAGAAAATCCGTTCTTGACTTCTGCTTTATTCTTGACGGACAAGGTTCTCTTCCTTTGAAAAGATGGTTGTTGGAAAACGGAAAAGTTCAGGAAAGATGTGGTTTAACAAATATTGACCATACCAAAGGAATGTTTGCGTTATTTTATGATGACTCTCAAATATTGGGTTATAAAGGAATTATCCAGCATGAAGAAGCGAATCAGGTTTCAGTATCTTCTGTTCCCAAGGATGAAAAGCCTGATGCTTATCTGTTTTGTAACCTGGATGCTTACTCTACATACTGCAAAGACTATAGAGAATATTGGAAGTGGGTAGAAGAACGCAATGAAGACCGATACAATGTTAACCAAACGCATGGGCAGAACTACGACAGCAAAAATATGATGCACACCATCCGTTTATTGCAGTCATGTGAACAGATTTTTAGAACCCAATTTCTTAAAACCCGTGTAGAGAACCGGGATGAACTGCTAGATATCAAAGCCGGAAATTGGTCGTATGAAGCAGTAATGCAAAAGGCTGAAAATCTTATTCAATCCATTGAGCATCATCATTACGCTTCTCATCTTCCTGAAAGCCCTGATCTGGAAAAAACCACCAAAATTCTGGTTGAAATAAGAGAAAAACTATATGAGGAAATCATAAATAATGAGCAATAAGTAATATATAGTGGGAAGCTACAACTGTGCCCTCCCACTCTAACTAATACTCTAATACTCTCAAACCTTCAAACCTACCTCTTCTTTGAAGCCTTGGCAATTTTGTTGTAATCAAGACAAAGTCTCATCCAATACTCAAAATCTTCGGGTTTCTGAAAACCAATAGGTTCTACATAACAGTATTCTTTTAGTTGCTTTCCCCTCATCATCATAGGAAGAAAACCTGTTTTCTCCGCTACTTCTTCTTCCTTTTCAGGATTGTAACGGCACATCAGGTTGTCGTGACTGATATTGATACACATTTTGTCATTCACCAAAAATGCCAGGCCACCAAACATTTTCTTTTCTTCCACTTTAATATCATTCACTTGGGCTAGCCATTCTCTAACCCTGTCAGCCAATTCTATAGTATAAGCCATGATGATTATATTTTATCTTTCAAAGCTATTTAAAAATTATATTCTATTTATTTTTTTTGACTGAATTTATTTTACATCACCTAGTGATTCCCTTATTTGGACACTTTTTGAATCAGAAAAACACCCTACTCTATCAAGTGTTTTTAATTTTTAATAAAAATATTTTCAGAAAGTTGTAACAAAGAACAAATGTCACCAACTAATTAATTGATATATCAATAATTGATAAGTCATATTAATCTAAAAACATGGAAAAATTAAATTCAATCATATTCTACAACATAGACAGAGCCATCAGAGCCTATAGAAACTATGCCCAACGCCAACTGAAAGCAAGCGGTTTTACAATCACTATCGATCAGTGGCTTATCATCAAAGCAATTCTGGAAAACCCGGGAATTACACAGAATGAAATTGGTGATCTTGTTTTCAAGGACAATGCGTCTGTAACGAGAATTATTGATCTAATGGTAAAATCCGAATACATCACAAGGCATGTTCACCCTGATGATCGTAGAAAAACAAATCTGGAAGTAACAGATTCCGGAAAAAAAGTCATCAAAGAGGTTCAGAATATCGTAGAAAATAATCGCGAGATTGCTTTGAAGGGAGTTTCAAAAGATGAGCTTGAAATGATGTATTCAGCTTTACTGAAAATTTCAGAAAACTGTCTCAACCCTAAAAAATAAAAACGCCATGACCAGAATATTCGCCCTCATTTTTATCTGGATACTGCTGCTGTTCACCAGCTTATTGTCAGCCCAGACTATGCAGAATTTTTCCCTCTCAGGAAATATTAAATCGGACAAAGCAGAACAAATGGAAATCAACCTGTTGAATGCTGATCATAAATTGATTAAAACCGAAATTGTTGACTCTAACGGAAAATTCGGATTCAACGGTCTTAAAGGTGGAACTTACCACTTAAAAATCAGCAGAAACGGATCTGAGGTATACCATTCAGACAATATTTCATTAGTTAACAATACAACATTACCTTCCATTGATCTTACTATAAAATCTATTGAAGGAGTAACAATCACTAAAAC
This Chryseobacterium sp. G0162 DNA region includes the following protein-coding sequences:
- a CDS encoding MarR family winged helix-turn-helix transcriptional regulator, which gives rise to MEKLNSIIFYNIDRAIRAYRNYAQRQLKASGFTITIDQWLIIKAILENPGITQNEIGDLVFKDNASVTRIIDLMVKSEYITRHVHPDDRRKTNLEVTDSGKKVIKEVQNIVENNREIALKGVSKDELEMMYSALLKISENCLNPKK
- a CDS encoding TfoX/Sxy family protein, which codes for MAYTIELADRVREWLAQVNDIKVEEKKMFGGLAFLVNDKMCINISHDNLMCRYNPEKEEEVAEKTGFLPMMMRGKQLKEYCYVEPIGFQKPEDFEYWMRLCLDYNKIAKASKKR
- a CDS encoding DNA polymerase beta superfamily protein, which translates into the protein MTIQDLKTHNLLLFEAISGSRAFGLATETSDTDIRGVYYLPKEDFFGLNYIPQISNETNDITYYEIGRFVELLQKNNPNILEVLASPENCILHKDPLMDLLKPEDFLSKLCKDTFAGYAISQIKKSKGLNKKILNPIDKERKSVLDFCFILDGQGSLPLKRWLLENGKVQERCGLTNIDHTKGMFALFYDDSQILGYKGIIQHEEANQVSVSSVPKDEKPDAYLFCNLDAYSTYCKDYREYWKWVEERNEDRYNVNQTHGQNYDSKNMMHTIRLLQSCEQIFRTQFLKTRVENRDELLDIKAGNWSYEAVMQKAENLIQSIEHHHYASHLPESPDLEKTTKILVEIREKLYEEIINNEQ